CGTCTCCTTCACCTGTAGGTCAAGTAGATGGAGATCAAGATTTGCCCCCCTGCTATGCCTACTGTTTTTGACTGTCTTCGTTTTTGTTTTGTAATAAATCATTCATAATAAGGTATAGATCATCAGCCGAAAATTGATTTATACCCATTTCTTTTGCAATAATGCTCCCATACATATTTGTCATAAAAAAATGGGCTAGTTTCAGTGGATCGATATTTTTAGAAATAGCATCAGCCTCCTGCCCACATTGTATCCACTTCATTTGCATATCAACAGAGAATTGATGAAATCGGTTCAATAAAGTAGCAATCTCTTTATTCTCTTTTTGAGAGAGGAGATAAATAAAGATTTGACTGGAGACTTCCTTTTCTCCCTCTAGCAATTCAGTAAAGCCATCAATGATCGATTTTAATGGATCGTGTAATTCTCCACGTTTAGCAATTTCAACTTGATATTGAAATTGTTCATTTACCTTTTCCATTTTCGTTTGCAAAATATAGGCAAACAACTCATCCTTACTTTGCACATAATGATAAATGGCCCCTTTTGACAACTTGGTTCTGTTCA
This is a stretch of genomic DNA from Brevibacillus laterosporus DSM 25. It encodes these proteins:
- a CDS encoding TetR/AcrR family transcriptional regulator, giving the protein MTQQNHSVSTFQMLLATTEEIIRERGCRQTTLQEIMNRTKLSKGAIYHYVQSKDELFAYILQTKMEKVNEQFQYQVEIAKRGELHDPLKSIIDGFTELLEGEKEVSSQIFIYLLSQKENKEIATLLNRFHQFSVDMQMKWIQCGQEADAISKNIDPLKLAHFFMTNMYGSIIAKEMGINQFSADDLYLIMNDLLQNKNEDSQKQ